A single genomic interval of Pochonia chlamydosporia 170 chromosome 7, whole genome shotgun sequence harbors:
- a CDS encoding poly(A)+ RNA export protein (similar to Verticillium alfalfae VaMs.102 XP_003007513.1), which produces MSGLFGAATSTAATNTVGDLKSDVALSDPPTDSISDLSFSPAPNGPDFLAVASWDNKVRIYEIAQNGQSQGRHAYEHSQPVFSCDFSKDGTKVASAGADKNIKVCDLASQQDIIIGTHEQPARACRFFESSGSPMIVSGSWDKTIKYWDLRQQGQAAATVSCQERVYTMDVRDNLCVVGTADRYINVIDLRNPSKFYKTLQSPLKWQTRVVSCFTDSAGFAIGSVEGRCAIQYVEDKDSSSNFSFKCHRDTAVNNVVNVHAVNDISFHPVHGTFSTSGSDGTFHFWDKDAKHRLKGYPNVGGSITATKFNKNGSIFAYAVSYDWSKGYQQNTQSYPIKVMLHPVTNDECKPRPSMKKR; this is translated from the exons ATGTCTGGACTCTTTGGAGCGGCGACGAGCACCGCAGCGACCAATACCGTCGGCGACCTCAAGTCGGACGTCGCTCTCAGCGATCCTCCTACCGATTCCATCTCCGACCTTTCCTTTTCACCAGCTCCCAATGGCCCGGATTTCCTGGCCGTAGCCAGCTGGGACAACAAGGTCCGAATCTACGAAATTGCCCAGAATGGCCAGAGTCAAGGTCGACACGCGTACGAGCACTCACAGCCTGTGTTTAGCTGCGACTTTTCCAAG GACGGCACAAAAGTAGCCTCAGCCGGTGCCGATAAAAACATCAAAGTTTGCGATCTTGCCTCCCAGcaagacatcatcatcggAACCCACGAGCAACCAGCACGGGCGTGTCGATTCTTCGAGAGCAGTGGTTCACCCATGATAGTATCTGGGTCGTGGGACAAGACAATCAAATACTGGGACTTGAGGCAACAGGGCCAAGCGGCGGCTACTGTATCGTGCCAGGAGCGCGTATACACCATGGACGTGAGGGACAACCTGTGTGTTGTAGGAACCGCAGACAGATACATCAACGTAATTGATCTGCGGAACCCTTCCAAGTTCTACAAGACGCTCCAGAGCCCGTTGAAGTGGCAGACACGAGTCGTCAGCTGCTTCACCGACTCTGCAGGCTTCGCTATTGGTAGCGTCGAGGGCCGTTGCGCTATTCAGTACGTGGAGGACAAGGACTCAAG TTCCAACTTTTCTTTCAAATGCCACCGTGATACCGCCGTCAACAACGTCGTCAATGTCCACGCCGTCAACGACATTTCCTTCCACCCCGTTCACGGCACCTTCAGCACATCTGGTTCGGATGGCACATTCCACTTCTGGGACAAGGATGCGAAGCACCGTCTTAAGGGATACCCCAACGTTGGAGGCAGCATTACAGCGACGAAGTTTAACAAGAATGGTAGCATCTTTGCTTACGCCGTTAGTTACGACTGGAGCAAGGGGTACCAGCAGAACACGCAGAGTTATCCTATCAAGGTGATGCTGCACCCTGTGACGAATGACGAGTGCAAGCCGCGACCttcgatgaagaagaggtaG
- a CDS encoding zinc transporter protein (similar to Metarhizium acridum CQMa 102 XP_007813371.1), protein MADSGSSFNASSVDLDNTPLVDIICYLNESGNDYDDRLGLHIASIFVILVVSTAVTFFPVLATRIRRLKIPLSVYLFARYFGAGVIIATAFVHLLDPAYEAIGPASCVGLTGGWSTYSWPPAIALSSAMIIFLLDFLAEYYVEKHYGLAHSPVENIITDAPGANGNGTNPHASHMHLHSADQDEQTKDINLVPVSKGEKFDSDYEELAHLVGDSEEIQKAFRSQISAFLVLEFGVIFHSVIIGLNLGVAGGDDFNTLFPVLVFHQSFEGLGIGARLSVIPIPTKWKWLPWVLCLAYGLTTPISIAIGLGLHNTYNGNSYTASVVSGVLDSISAGILIYTGLVEMLARDFLFNPNRTTNKKRLALMLVSLYLGCGIMALIGRWA, encoded by the coding sequence atggctgacTCGGGCTCTtccttcaacgccagctCCGTCGACTTAGACAACACGCCATTAGTCGACATCATCTGCTACCTCAACGAAAGCGGCAATGACTACGACGACAGACTAGGCTTGCACATTGCATCAATCTTTGTAATTCTCGTTGTCTCCACTGCAGTTACATTCTTCCCCGTCCTCGCGACCCGGATTCGACGCCTGAAAATCCCCTTGTCAGTGTATCTCTTTGCTCGATACTTTGGCGCCGGCGTCATCATCGCAACTGCGTTCGTGCACCTCCTCGATCCGGCTTATGAAGCCATTGGACCTGCAAGCTGCGTCGGATTAACAGGAGGATGGTCGACTTACTCCTGGCCGCCGGCCATTGCCCTGTCTTCAGCCATGATCATCTTCCTGTTGGACTTTCTCGCTGAATACTACGTCGAGAAGCACTACGGGCTTGCCCACTCCCCAGTTGAGAATATCATCACCGATGCGCCTGGTGCGAATGGCAATGGCACAAATCCTCACGCTTCGCACATGCACCTCCACTCTGCGGATCAGGATGAGCAAACAAAAGACATCAACCTTGTCCCGGTGAGCAAGGGTGAGAAATTCGACAGCGACTACGAAGAGTTGGCGCATCTTGTGGGCGATTCTGAAGAGATTCAGAAGGCATTCCGGTCGCAGATATCGGCGTTTCTGGTACTTGAATTTGGTGTCATCTTCCACAGCGTCATTATTGGCTTGAATCTCGGCGTAGCGGGAGGCGATGACTTTAACACGCTGTTTCCAGTGCTGGTGTTCCACCAGTCGTTTGAGGGTCTGGGTATCGGCGCTCGTCTGAGTGTGATTCCTATCCCTACGAAGTGGAAGTGGCTGCCCTGGGTTCTTTGCTTGGCATATGGCCTGACGACTCCCAtctccattgccattggGTTGGGTTTGCATAATACATATAACGGAAACTCTTATACTGCAAGTGTGGTTTCTGGCGTGTTGGATTCCATATCTGCTGGGATTCTCATCTACACGGGGCTTGTGGAGATGCTTGCGCGGGACTTTTTGTTCAATCCTAATCGGACGACTAATAAGAAGCGGCTTGCGTTGATGCTTGTGTCGCTGTATCTTGGGTGTGGGATTATGGCTTTGATTGGTCGATGGGCTTGA
- a CDS encoding thioredoxin reductase (similar to Metarhizium acridum CQMa 102 XP_007813373.1) has translation MADVLEALIASLVESLNSDGLPCILWGQCLLNIHGISSPINSIDFIVPTGLINEADKSLSKFPGLHACTKQPSCPWSPKKRKAEEPVIHMHLDDPNVTVALYAHCRILWFIPELGNHLTLDEQHTYLLPHLTVASNSEALPPHRPGRGSGFFTTSEYPVIVPRLHLLMETFMRLYLRDSKKREGAYAIDMMERLIPCMNDADLPGSSEIPERIKKHYEALERGDRLGVGRGS, from the exons ATGGCGGACGTTCTGGAGGCATTAATCGCTTCACTAGTCGAATCCCTCAACTCTGATGGTCTACCATGTATCCTCTGGGGTCAATGTTTGCTCAACATCCACGGTATATCATCGCCGATCAAT TCCATTGACTTCATTGTCCCCACTGGTCTCATAAACGAAGCAGACAAATCGCTCAGCAAGTTCCCTGGCCTGCATGCCTGCACAAAACAACCTTCATGCCCTTGGAGTCCCAAGAAGCGGAAAGCAGAGGAGCCAGTAATACACATGCACCTCGACGACCCTAACGTAACAGTGGCTCTATATGCCCATTGTCGGATACTATGGTTCATCCCAGAGCTGGGTAATCATCTGACGCTCGATGAGCAGCACACATACTTGCTGCCTCATTTGACTGTCGCGTCCAACTCGGAAGCTCTCCCACCACACCGACCTGGTCGTGGATCTGGTTTCTTTACGACATCTGAGTATCCGGTAATTGTGCCAAGGCTTCATCTTCTCATGGAAACTTTCATGCGTTTGTATTTACGTGACAGCAAGAAGCGCGAGGGTGCATATGCCATAGATATGATGGAACGGCTGATACCGTGTATGAATGATGCCGATCTTCCGGGGTCGAGCGAGATTCCGGAGCGGATCAAGAAGCATTATGAAGCGCTTGAACGAGGTGATAggcttggtgttgggagAGGCTCATAG
- a CDS encoding ahpC/TSA antioxidant enzyme domain-containing protein, translating into MDASKTDAGVPADAPHEQLNTAPITQATSTSPAVSAPVDGVNSTETKEHEPKTTETPSNGTTIPSVETPVSADNGATATVTQQKDHTIDKTKPEDFDGEVTTNNELPSDETIKKVENYIVLDRDGKSRTFKSLYSGNNVARRVLVVFIRHFFCGNCQEYLRTLSESITPDALLQLPVSTFIVVVGCGDPALINMYIEATNCPFPLYTDPTRALFDELGMTKTLALGAKPAYMKKSLWRSTLDSIGQGLKVLPQGLSLKSGDQRQVGGEFLFEPLDIVTPITTPQDEQPSTVGSIEDPSSGGRDRGDDGSVEEKRVTWCHRMKTTRDHAEIPELMEILGLDGQGFPIKDQERWARAVQARKGTGLTMASEMSKLGESSKGKEAKEA; encoded by the exons ATGGACGCATCCAAAACAGATGCTGGTGTGCCGGCAGATGCCCCGCATGAACAGCTCAACACCGCTCCAATCACCCAAGctacatcaacatcacctgCAGTGTCAGCACCCGTAGACGGTGTAAATTCGACCGAGACAAAGGAACACGAACCTAAGACAACAGAGACACCGAGCAATGGAACGACAATCCCGTCCGTAGAGACTCCGGTCTCGGCTGACAATGGTGCTACCGCAACAGTTACACAGCAGAAAGACCATAccattgacaagacaaaaccAGAAGACTTTGACGGCGAGgtcaccaccaacaacgagCTGCCGTCAGACGAAACCATCAAAAAGGTAGAGAACTACATAGTTCTCGACCGAGACGGCAAATCAAGAACATTTAAGAGTCTATACAGCGGGAACAATGTAGCGAGACGAGTGTTGGTGGTATTTATCCGACACTTTTTCTGCGGC AACTGCCAGGAATACCTGCGAACGCTCTCCGAATCAATCACCCCCGATgccctcctccaactcccCGTCAGCACCTTCATCGTCGTAGTGGGATGCGGCGACCCAGCCCTCATCAACATGTACATCGAGGCGACCAACTGTCCATTCCCGCTATACACGGACCCCACACGAGCACTCTTCGATGAACTCGGCATGACCAAGACGCTCGCACTAGGCGCCAAACCCGCAtacatgaagaagagcttgTGGAGGAGCACTCTCGACAGTATCGGACAGGGGTTAAAGGTTCTGCCCCAGGGATTGTCTCTCAAGTCCGGGGACCAGCGTCAAGTAGGCGGCGAGTTTCTCTTTGAGCCGCTCGATATCGTCACGCCAATTACGACACCTCAGGACGAGCAGCCCTCGACAGTGGGCTCGATTGAGGATCCTAGCAGCGGTGGTAGAGATCGCGGGGATGACGGCTCGGTGGAGGAGAAGCGAGTTACTTGGTGCCATCGGATGAAGACGACGCGTGATCATGCTGAGATCCCGGAACTTATGGAGATCTTGGGGCTGGATGGACAAGGTTTCCCCATCAAGGACCAGGAGAGGTGGGCGAGGGCAGTGCAGGCGAGGAAGGGGACTGGATTGACAATGGCTAGTGAGATGAGCAAGTTGGGCGAGTCGAGCAAGGGCAAGGAAGCCAAGGAAGCATGA
- a CDS encoding Aim12p-like protein (similar to Metarhizium robertsii ARSEF 23 XP_007819292.1) produces MDSQVQKLVDKAWNKYQQLAPNQRLLIGVGGIPGSGKTTLSQIVSQRLNEYAAKNSPDSPPPATYVPMDGFHFTRAALSAMPDPSNAHARRGAAFTFDAAKFLALIQRLREPISSAPILAPSFDHSVKDPKEEDIAVLPSHKIVILEGNYLALDKDVWRDAAALFDELWFVEVDFEVARRRLRERHVRAGIVKTIEEGDRRATENDLVNGEEIMTHRLKIHEVVHSREDGSWVHD; encoded by the exons ATGGACAGCCAGGTCCAAAAACTAGTCGACAAGGCATGGAACAAGTATCAACAACTTGCTCCCAACCAAAGACTCC TAATTGGTGTCGGAGGCATCCCCGGATCCG GCAAAACAACACTCTCACAAATCGTCTCTCAGAGACTCAATGAATACGCCGCCAAGaactcaccagactctcctCCCCCAGCAACATACGTCCCCATGGATGGCTTCCACTTCACGCGAGCCGCACTCTCCGCCATGCCCGATCCCTCGAATGCTCATGCTCGTCGCGGCGCAGCCTTCACCTTCGACGCTGCCAAGTTCCTCGCTCTCATCCAACGGCTCAGAGAACCGATATCATCAGCGCCCATTCTGGCGCCATCATTCGATCACTCTGTCAAAGACCCCAAGGAGGAGGACATAGCTGTGCTACCGTCGCATAAAATCGTCATATTAGAAGGCAACTATCTTGCCTTGGATAAGGATGTCTGGCGGGATGCGGCAGCGCTGTTTGATGAGTTGTGGTTTGTTGAAGTGGACTTTGAGGTTGCGcggaggagattgagagaGAGACATGTTCGCGCAGGGATTGTCAAGACGATAGAAGAGGGCGATAGGAGAGCGACGGAGAATGATCTTGTAAACGGGGAGGAGATCATGACACATCGGTTGAAGATACATGAGGTTGTGCATAGCAGGGAAGACGGGTCATGGGTCCATGACTGA
- a CDS encoding methionine aminopeptidase 2B (similar to Aspergillus terreus NIH2624 XP_001214718.1), with the protein MAAQVPTDALKELKVNETAKANSKGSKPAPAGDDDDHAEDSDDDADENGAANGPDGATGAAKKKKKRKPKKKKKTPTAQTEPPTVMVSQLFPNKSYPKGEEVEYKDENRYRTTNEEKRHLDNLNTEFLSDYREAAEIHRQVRQYAKKSIKPGQTLTEIAETIENSVRSLTGHSGLTEGDAMVAGMGFPCGLSLNHCAAHYTPNAGNKMVLQQDDVMKVDFGVHINGRIVDSAFTVAFEPKYDNLLKAVKEATNAGIREAGIDARVGEIGGVIQETMESFEVEIDGTTYPVKSIRNLTGHNILPYSIHGTKAVPIVKSNDQTKMEEGDVFAIETFGSTGNGYVRDDMEVSHYAKNADVQHVDLRLSSAKALLNVINKNFGTLPFCRRYLDRLGQDKYLLGLNSLVNSGIVEAYPPLCDKKGSYTAQFEHTILIRPTVKEVISRGDDY; encoded by the exons atggcagcCCAAGTTCCCACCGATGCTCTCAAGGAGCTGAAAG TGAATGAAACCGCAAAGGCAAACAGCAAAGGCTCAAAGCCCGCGCCAGCtggcgacgatgacgaccaCGCAGAGGATTctgacgacgacgccgacgAGAATGGTGCAGCAAACGGACCCGACGGAGCCACTGGCGccgcgaagaagaagaagaagagaaagcccaagaagaagaagaagacccCGACCGCACAGACTGAGCCACCCACCGTCATGGTGAGCCAGTTGTTCCCCAACAAAAGCTACCCCAAGGGCGAGGAAGTCGAGTACAAGGACGAGAACCGCTACCGAACCACCAACGAAGAAAAACGCCATTTGGATAACTTGAACACGGAATTCTTGAGCGATTACCGCGAGGCGGCCGAGATTCACCGGCAGGTCCGCCAGTACGCAAAAAAGTCCATCAAGCCCGGTCAAACCTTGACTGAAATCGCCGAAACCATCGAGAACAGCGTCAGGTCTCTTACCGGCCACTCTGGGTTGACTGAGGGCGATGCCATGGTTGCCGGCATGGGCTTCCCCTGTGGTCTCAGCTTGAACCACTGTGCCGCCCATTACACTCCTAATGCAGGCAACAAGATGGTTTTGCAGCAGGATGACGTTATGAAGGTGGATTTTGGTGTCCATATCAACGGCAGAATTGTCGATTCTGCATTTACTGTGGCTTTTGAGCCCAAGTACGACAACCTGCTAAAGGCTGTGAAGGAAGCCACCAATGCGGGTATTCGAGAGGCTGGCATCGACGCCCGTGTCGGTGAAATCGGAGGCGTCATCCAGGAAACTATGGAGAGCTTTGAGGTGGAGATTGACGGCACTACCTACCCCGTGAAGAGTATTCGCAACCTCACAGGCCACAACATTTTGCCTTATAGCATTCACGGTACCAAGGCCGTGCCCATCGTTAAGAGCAACGACCagacgaagatggaggagggtGATGTCTTTGCTATTGAGACTTTTGGAAGCACTGGCAACGGCTatgtcagagacgacatggaAGTCTCGCACTACGCGAAGAATGCAGATGTCCAGCACGTGGATCTTCGCCTCAGCTCAGCCAAGGCGCTGCTTAATGTGATTAACAAGAATTTTGGCACCCTGCCTTTTTGCCGCCGTTACCTTGACCGTTTGGGACAGGACAAGTATCTGCTTGGC TTGAACAGCTTGGTCAACAGCGGTATTGTCGAGGCTTACCCGCCCTTGTGTGACAAGAAGGGCTCATACACAGCTCAGTTTGAGCAC ACTATCCTGATCCGACCAACCGTGAAAGAGGTCATCAGCCGAGGCGACGACTACTAA
- a CDS encoding preli/msf1 (similar to Metarhizium robertsii ARSEF 23 XP_007819294.1), producing the protein MKVFSNAVTYNYSWDEVSTANWRKYGPWNNKSEHVIAVDTLTRSVDSETGILRTERLITCKQSAPDWIKTLMGNSMDVSYVFEASYVDPANKTLTMVSQNLTWSNLVNVQEEVTYKPMGDHQTHFQQSARITALCGGWQRIKNSIEDTLVTRFKENAVKGREGFERVLEMSRIVFAEEKARQTALL; encoded by the coding sequence ATGAAGGTCTTCTCCAACGCCGTCACCTACAACTACTCCTGGGACGAAGTATCAACCGCCAACTGGCGCAAGTACGGCCCATGGAACAACAAATCCGAGCACGTCATCGCCGTCGACACGCTCACCCGCAGCGTCGACTCCGAGACAGGCATCCTCCGCACCGAGCGCCTCATCACCTGCAAGCAATCCGCGCCGGACTGGATCAAGACCCTCATGGGCAACTCCATGGACGTGAGCTACGTCTTTGAAGCGTCCTACGTCGATCCCGCGAACAAGACCCTCACCATGGTCAGCCAGAACCTGACGTGGAGCAACCTCGTCAATGTGCAGGAGGAGGTCACGTACAAGCCCATGGGCGACCACCAGACGCACTTCCAGCAGTCGGCGCGCATCACCGCCCTCTGCGGCGGCTGGCAGCGCATCAAGAACAGCATCGAGGATACCCTCGTGACGCGGTTCAAGGAGAATGCCGTCAAGGGGCGCGAGGGCTTCGAGCGCGTTTTGGAAATGAGCCGTATCGTGTTTGCGGAGGAGAAGGCTCGCCAGACAGCTTTGCTGTAG
- a CDS encoding dicarboxylic amino acid permease (similar to Aspergillus terreus NIH2624 XP_001218343.1), with product MNSDGIYARPGKGDGNGSDPEKASIRHNQYENVEIRGLETNPETMLHKGLKARHITMIAIGGALGTGLIVGTGKALAQAGPGSLFISYTFVGMLVFMVMAGLGEMAAWLPLSAGFTGYATRYCHPSLGFALGWSYWMKYIIVTPNQLTAASLVISFWVPREKVNPGVFVAIFLVLIVCINYFGGIKFFGEFEFWLSSFKVIVVVGIILFALIIACGGGPNKDATGFRYWNDPGAFAQLYKSGPHGALGKFMGFWSVMVNATFAYLGTELVGVTAAEAQNPRRSIPKAIKLTFYRILFFYCLSVLLVGMIVPYNHPKLAFANKQTTGASASPFVVAATIAGVSGLPHIINACICVFVFSAANSDLYIASRTLYGLASDRAAPAIFRRTDSRGVPVPALAVGTGFACLAFMVVSDDSKKVFGYFVNLTTIFGLLSWISLLVTYIYFLKARRAQNIPDSVMPYVAPQGLIGTYIALFFCILILLTKNFDVFVHHDGITFDYQNFITGYLGVPLYLILLFGHMIVTKSRGVKAHEADFYAGKDIVDQEENDFLELQKEKAATSRGWAKFYNRYVSWLF from the exons ATGAATTCAGACGGCATCTATGCCCGCCCGGGCAAAGGTGACGGCAATGGAAGTGATCCTGAGAAGGCCAGCATTCGACATAATCAATACGAGAATGTTGAGATCCGAGGTTTGGAGACCAACCCCGAGACTATGCTTCACAAGGGCCTCAAGGCTCGTCATATTACTatgattgccattggtgGTGCTCTTGGAACTGGTCTCATTGTTGGAACTGGCAAGGCTCTTGCTCAAGCTGGACCCGGATCTCTCTTTATTTCCTATACATTTGTCGGTATGCTCGTATTCATGGTTATGGCTGGTCTTGGTGAAATGGCTGCTTGGTTGCCATTGAGTGCTGGTTTCACTGGTTACGCTACTCGTTACTGCCATCCTTCTCTTGGATTTGCTCTTGGATGGTC ATACTGGATGAAGTATATTATTGTTACACCAAACCAGCTTACCGCCGCGTCTCTCGTCATTTCATTCTGGGTACCTCGCGAAAAGGTCAACCCAGGTGTctttgttgccatcttcctcgtcttgatTGTATGTATCAACTACTTTGGAGGCATCAAGTTCTTCGGCGAGTTTGAATTTTGGCTGTCCTCGTTCAAGGTTATTGTCGTGGTTGGAATCATTCTCTTCGCCCTCATTATtgcttgtggtggtggccCGAACAAGGATGCTACTGGCTTCAGATACTGGAACGACCCTGGTGCTTTTGCCCAGCTATACAAATCCGGTCCTCATGGCGCCCTAGGAAAGTTCATGGGATTCTGGTCCGTCATGGTTAACGCTACCTTTGCGTATCTCGGTACCGAGCTTGTTGGTGTAACTGCCGCCGAGGCCCAGAACCCCCGCCGATCTATCCCCAAGGCTATCAAGCTTACCTTTTATCGTATCTTGTTCTTCTACTGCCTTAGCGTCCTCCTCGTCGGCATGATCGTCCCTTACAACCACCCGAAGCTGGcatttgccaacaagcaGACGACTGGTGCTAGCGCCAGTCCTTTCGTTGTCGCTGCCACCATCGCTGGTGTTTCAGGCTTGCCACATATCATCAACGCCTGTATCTGtgtcttcgtcttctccgccgccaactccGATCTTTACATTGCTAGCCGAACCCTCTACGGTCTTGCCAGTGACCGCGCCGCTCCTGCCATTTTCCGTCGCACCGACAGCCGTGGTGTCCCAGTACCTGCCCTTGCCGTGGGAACTGgatttgcttgcttggctttCATGGTTGTGTCTGATGACTCCAAGAAAGTTTTTGGATACTTTGTCAACTTGACAACCATCTTTGgtcttttgtcttggatCTCCCTTTTGGTCACTTACATCTACTTCCTCAAGGCTCGCCGCGCACAAAACATCCCCGACAGCGTCATGCCCTATGTCGCTCCCCAGGGTCTTATCGGAACTTATATTgcgctcttcttctgtaTCCTTATTCTTCTCACCAAGAACTTTGATGTCTTTGTCCATCACGACGGCATTACATTCGACTACCAGAATTTCATCACTGGTTACCTGGGTGTTCCCTTGTACTTGATTCTGCTCTTTGGCCACATGATTGTCACCAAGAGCCGTGGGGTCAAGGCACACGAAGCCGATTTCTATGCCGGAAAGGACATCGTCGATCAAGAGGAGAACGACTTCCTGGAGCtccagaaggagaaggctgctACCAGCCGTGGATGGGCCAAGTTCTACAACCGCTATGTCTCATGGCTGTTCTAA